Genomic DNA from Corallococcus macrosporus:
GCGGCGTTCCTTGAAGGTCTTCAACTGGGCGTCCACGGAGGTGCCGTCCAGCTTCTGGGCGAAGTCGGTGGCCTGGGCGCTGCCCCGGGCCATCAGCCAGCGGCCTTCCGCCTGGAGGGCCTCCGCACGCGCGTAGCAGAACGCAGCCCCGCCCGCGAAGAACAGGGAGATGCACAAGGCTGCTGTCACGCTCCGGGTGCCCATGCCACCAACCCTCCGGATATCCGATGGCGCGGTCAATGAACAGGCCGCGACTGCTCCGGCTTTCCGAAGACAGTAGCGGATGCTAGGGACGGCTTCTGACATGGGCAAGCCCTACCGTCCTAAAGACCACTATTTCCAGAAAGCCAAGCAAGAGGGATTGCGGGCGCGCTCGGCCTTCAAGGTCGACGAGATCCTCAAGCGCTTTCCTTCGTCCGTGAAGAAGGGCGCGGCGGTGCTGGACCTGGGCGCGGCGCCGGGCGGCTTCCTCCAGATTCTGGCGGACGCGGTGGGGATGCACGGGCGCGTCATCGGCGTGGACATCGTCGCCATCCGGCCGTTCTCCCAGAAGTGGGTGACGACGGCGGTGCTGGACGTGCTCGCGGACGACTTCGACGCGAAGCTGGCCGCGATGTACGACGGCCCCTACGACGCGGTCATCTCCGACATGGCGCCCAAGACGTCCGGCATCAAGGGCACGGACGAGGCGCGCAGCCTGCGGCTCGCGGGCAAGGCGCTGGAGGTGGCCGCCACGCGCGGCAGGCCCGGGGGCACGTTCGTGGCCAAGGTCTTCATGGGCGGCGACTTCGAGGCCTTCCGTGACGAGGTGCGCAAGTACTTCGAGGAAGTGAAGATCGTCCGGCCGGAGGCCACGCGCGGCGCCAGCATGGAGGTCTACGTGGTGGGGCTGCGCCGCCGGGCCCCGGCCCCCGCGGCGACCTGAAACAGCGAAGGGAACGCCAGGGACGCGGGCGGCGTCTAGAGTGCCGCCCCTATGTCTTCTCCTCCGCGCCCGCGTGCCTCCGCCGTCGTGTCGTGCCTGTTGTGTCTCCTCGTGTCCGCTGTGTCCGTGGCGGCCCCCGCGAAGGCGCCGCCTCCGACGTGGAAGGCCATCGACGCGCTCGTCCAGGAGGAGAAGGTGGAGTCCGCCGCGCAGGGGGCCGAGGCCCGGCTGGCCGCGGCGAAGGCCCAGGGAGACGCGGACGAGTGGACGCGCGCGCTCATCCGCACGGTGCAGCTGCGCACGCGGCTGCACGGCTACGAGACGACGGTGCGCTTCCTGAAGGAGCAGCCCTGGCCGGAGGGGCTGCGCCAGCAGGCGACGCTCCATCTGTTCTACGCGGCCGTGCTCGCGAACTACGTGCGGCAGTACAGCTATGAGATTGGCCAGCGCGAGCAGGTGGTGTCCTCCGGGCCGGTGGACCTGAAGGCGTGGACGAAGGATCAGCTGTCGGCGGAGATCCAACGCGAGTACGCGGCTGTCTGGGAGCTGCGCCAGAAGTTCGGCACGGAGCCCGTGAAGGTGCTGTCCGAGTACGTCACCCCCAACACGTACCCGGAGGGCATCCGCTCCACGGTCCGCGACGCGGTGACGTACCTGTGGGTGCAGTCGCTGGAGGCCACGGACCTGTGGCGCCCGGAGCAGGAGCAGGGCGTGTACCGGCTGGACCTGGGCGCGCTCCTGGAGGGCACGCCGAAGGTGGAGCTGAAGGACCCGTCCGCGCATCCGCTGACGAAGGTGGCGGCGGTGCTGGGGGACCTGGAGGCCTGGCACCTGGCGGCGGGCCGGCGTGAGGCGGCGCTGGAGGCGCGGCTGCGGCGCTACGAGGTGCTGAAGGCGTCGTTCACCGACGCGGCGGATCAGCGGCGCATCCGGGAGCACCTGGCCGCGCACCTGAAGGGCTTCCGGGACGTGCCGTGGTGGTCCAAGGGGCAGCACCAGTTGGCGGAGCTGGAGCAGGGCGCGGGGCGCGGCATCACGGCGCACGCGCTGGCGAAGGCGGGCGCGGAGGCGTGGCCGAAGTCGGTGGGCGGCCTGCAGTGCGCGGCGCTGGTGGCCGCCCTGGAGGCGCCGGAGGTGTACGCCTCGGTGATGCAGGTGGACGGGCCGGGCAAGCGCTCCATCTCCGTGCAGCACCGCAACGTGGGCAGGCTGTACTTCCGCGCGTTCGCGATGGACGTGGAGGCGCGGCTCGCGAAGCCCAACGTGGACCTGTCGCTGTTCGCCTCCGACAACGAGGCGCTGCGCCTGGTGGCGTCGCGCAAGCCCGACGCCGCGTGGAGCGCGGAGCTGGCGCCCACGTCCGACTTCCGGCGGCACCAGACCTATGTGACTCCGCCCGCGCTCAAGCCGGGCACGTACATCCTCGTCCTGTCCACGCGCGAGGACTTCGCGAAGAAGAAGAGCAAGCTCCTCTCGCTGCCGATGTCCGTGTC
This window encodes:
- a CDS encoding SAM-dependent methyltransferase is translated as MLGTASDMGKPYRPKDHYFQKAKQEGLRARSAFKVDEILKRFPSSVKKGAAVLDLGAAPGGFLQILADAVGMHGRVIGVDIVAIRPFSQKWVTTAVLDVLADDFDAKLAAMYDGPYDAVISDMAPKTSGIKGTDEARSLRLAGKALEVAATRGRPGGTFVAKVFMGGDFEAFRDEVRKYFEEVKIVRPEATRGASMEVYVVGLRRRAPAPAAT